One segment of Panthera leo isolate Ple1 chromosome A3, P.leo_Ple1_pat1.1, whole genome shotgun sequence DNA contains the following:
- the MGME1 gene encoding mitochondrial genome maintenance exonuclease 1, translated as MKAFQTICRQLRSSKGFSVEPTTRVDFSTSSYSCSRKKKVNPYEEVDQGRYSDLVQSVLSSRGLAQTPESLFEEDNLLYGPVSKCKPPKQDEAAKVPGNWCPLFNPEKSMKPNATSTPTIPLRIPLQRNTIPSVTKVLQQTMTSEQIFYLERWKQRMILELGEDGFAEYSSNIFLQGKRFHKALESILSPQGDLKERDENLESGYVESVQHILKDVSGVRALESAVQHETLKYVGLLDCVAEYQGKLCVIDWKTSEKPKPYIRNTFDNPLQVVAYVGAINNDANYSFQVQCGLIVVAYKDGSPAHPHFMDTELCSQYWAKWLLRLEEYTKKEKNQNIQKPD; from the exons ATGAAGGCGTTTCAGACCATCTGCCGGCAGCTCAGAAGTTCAAAGGGGTTTTCTGTAGAACCAACGACCCGTGTGgatttctccacttcctcttATTCCTGTAGCCGGAAGAAAAAAGTGAACCCTTATGAAGAAGTGGACCAAGGAAGGTATTCTGATTTGGTACAGTCTGTCTTGTCATCCAGAGGCCTTGCTCAGACTCCAGAATCATTGTTCGAGGAGGATAATTTACTGTATGGACCTGTGAGTAAGTGTAAGCCCCCAAAGCAAGATGAGGCGGCAAAAGTTCCAGGAAACTGGTGTCCTCTCTTCAATCCAGAGAAAAGCATGAAACCAAATGCAACAAGTACTCCTACAATTCCTTTGAGAATCCCTTTGCAAAGAAACACGATTCCAAGTGTGACCAAGGTCCTTCAACAGACCATGACATCAGAACAGATTTTCTACTTGGAGAGGTGGAAACAGCGGATGATTCTGGAGTTGGGAGAAGATGGCTTTGCAGAATATTCTTCAA aCATATTTTTACAAGGGAAACGGTTCCATAAAGCCTTGGAAAGCATACTTTCACCCCAAGGAgacttgaaagagagagatgagaatCTTGAATCTGGATATGTCGAAAGTGTCCAGCATATTCTGAAAGATGTCAGTGGAGTGCGAGCTCTTGAAAGTGCTGTTCAACATGAGACCTTAAAGTATGTAGGTCTGCTGGACTGTGTGGCTGAGTATCA GGGCAAGCTGTGTGTGATTGATTGGAAGACATCGGAGAAACCAAAACCTTATATCCGAAATACGTTTGACAACCCGCTGCAGGTAGTGGCCTACGTTGGTGCCATAAATAATGATGCCAACTACAGCTTTCAG GTTCAGTGTGGCTTAATTGTGGTTGCCTACAAGGATGGATCCCCTGCTCACCCCCATTTCATGGACACTGAGCTCTGTTCCCAGTACTGGGCCAAGTGGCTTCTTCGACTAGAAGAATAtaccaagaaggaaaagaaccaGAATATTCAGAAACCAGATTAG